One part of the Dinoroseobacter shibae DFL 12 = DSM 16493 genome encodes these proteins:
- a CDS encoding helix-turn-helix domain-containing protein, protein MSRSKRLTDADRMEIVREAAEGVSTSVLAERFGVSPRAIQYTLKADAERQTDAAIPVSAVSVKVTAAELAALDAVLAKAGIESRAEGLRRLIQAAGGVFVPDAQMAAEMARYRASLHEVGNGVAQIAKQMTQANRQGQGAGSEFTELRLAQMRGLARFILDSADEIDLLLRRRRDAMQLQATAALREFAHAAE, encoded by the coding sequence ATGTCGCGCTCAAAACGTCTCACAGATGCGGACCGCATGGAGATCGTTCGCGAAGCTGCGGAAGGTGTCTCGACATCTGTGCTGGCGGAGCGGTTTGGAGTGTCGCCTCGGGCAATCCAATACACCTTGAAAGCTGATGCCGAGCGCCAGACGGATGCCGCGATCCCGGTCTCAGCGGTCAGTGTGAAGGTCACGGCTGCGGAGCTGGCGGCGCTCGACGCGGTGTTGGCGAAGGCGGGGATCGAAAGCAGGGCCGAGGGGCTGCGGCGGCTCATTCAGGCGGCAGGCGGGGTGTTCGTTCCGGACGCGCAGATGGCAGCTGAGATGGCGCGCTACCGCGCCTCGCTGCACGAGGTCGGCAATGGGGTCGCGCAGATTGCCAAGCAGATGACGCAGGCCAACCGGCAAGGGCAGGGGGCCGGCTCGGAGTTCACCGAATTGCGCCTCGCACAGATGCGCGGGCTGGCGCGGTTCATCCTGGATTCCGCTGACGAGATCGACCTGCTCCTGCGCCGTCGTCGGGACGCGATGCAGCTGCAGGCCACGGCCGCGCTGAGGGAGTTTGCCCATGCGGCTGAATGA